CTCCATTATGGACATGAAGATTTTATTTGATGGCATTCCGTTAGATAAAATGTCTGTTTCTATGACAATGAATGGCGCTGTTCTTCCAGTCCTTGCTTTTTATATTGTAGCAGCAGAAGAACAAGGCGTTAAACCAGAACAATTATCTGGAACAATTCAAAATGATATTTTAAAAGAATATATGGTGCGTAACACATATATTTATCCGCCAGAACCATCTATGAAAGCTATAGCGGATATTTTTGAATATACATCGAAATATATGCCAAAATTCAATAGTATTAGTATCTCTGGCTACCATATGCAAGAAGCTGGTGCAACAGCTGATATTGAACTAGGATACACGCTTGCTGACGGTTTGGAATATGCTCGTACAGGTCTTGCAGCAGGGATTGATATTGACTCTTTTGCACCACGTCTAAGTTTCTTCTGGGGAATTGGAATGAACTATTTCATGGAAGTAGCGAAAATGCGTGCAGGTCGATTAATTTGGGCAAAGTTAATGAAACAATTTAACCCAAAAAATCCAAAAACATTAGCATTGCGGACACACTCTCAAACATCTGGATGGTCATTAACAGAGCAAGATCCGTTTAATAACGTTGCTCGTACATGTATTGAAGCACTTGCTTCTTCCCTTGGTCATACTCAATCGCTTCATACAAACTCTCTTGATGAAGCAATCGCATTACCGACAGACTTCTCTGCTCGAATTGCACGTAATACACAACTTTATTTACAAGATGAAACTGGTATTACTCGTGTTCTAGATCCATGGGGTGGTTCATACTATGTAGAATCATTAACGGCAGAACTTGTGAAAAAAGCATGGGCTCACATCCAAGAAATCGAAGAACTCGGTGGTATGGCAAAAGCGATTGAAACTGGTCTTCCAAAAATGCGTATCGAAGAAGCTGCGGCTCGTCGTCAAGCGCATATCGATTCAGGAAAAGAAACGATTATTGGTGTGAATAAATATCGTCTTGAAAAAGAAGACCCGATCGATATTTTAGAAATTGACAATACTGCAGTTCGTGAAGCACAAATCGCACGTTTAAACGAATTACGCGCAAACCGCGATGAAACTCGTGTACAAGAAGCACTTAATGCTATTACAAAAGCAGCAAAAACAGGAGAAGGTAACTTACTCGCTCTTGCTGTTGATGCAGCCCGTGCACGCGCAAGTCTCGGCGAAATTTCCGACGCTTATGAAAAAGTAGTCGGTCGACATAAGGCGGTGATTAGATCGATTTCTGGAGTATACAGCCAAGAATATGGTGAAGAAGAAGAAGTAGCAGTTGTTCGTGAGATGTGTGACAAATTCGAAGAAGAAGAAGGTCGCCGTCCACGTATTATGGTAGCAAAAATGGGGCAAGACGGACATGACCGCGGTGCAAAAGTTATCGCAACAGCATTTGCTGACTTAGGTTTTGACGTTGATATCGGTCCTTTATTCCAAACACCGGAAGAAACAGCTCTTCAAGCAGTAGAAAACGACGTACATGTTGTTGGATTTAGTTCTCTTGCTGCTGGTCATAAAACATTATTACCACAACTAGTGGAAGAACTTAAAAAATT
The genomic region above belongs to Massilibacterium senegalense and contains:
- the scpA gene encoding methylmalonyl-CoA mutase, whose amino-acid sequence is MKNPDFSKISLTMDHGNDSYEAWKQKAEATLGTSMDQLLFKTLEQIDVKPIYTKDDIDGMKHLDYVAGIAPYLRGPYPTMYVQRPWTIRQYAGFSTAEESNAFYRRNLAAGQKGLSVAFDLATHRGYDSDHPRVVGDVGKAGVAIDSIMDMKILFDGIPLDKMSVSMTMNGAVLPVLAFYIVAAEEQGVKPEQLSGTIQNDILKEYMVRNTYIYPPEPSMKAIADIFEYTSKYMPKFNSISISGYHMQEAGATADIELGYTLADGLEYARTGLAAGIDIDSFAPRLSFFWGIGMNYFMEVAKMRAGRLIWAKLMKQFNPKNPKTLALRTHSQTSGWSLTEQDPFNNVARTCIEALASSLGHTQSLHTNSLDEAIALPTDFSARIARNTQLYLQDETGITRVLDPWGGSYYVESLTAELVKKAWAHIQEIEELGGMAKAIETGLPKMRIEEAAARRQAHIDSGKETIIGVNKYRLEKEDPIDILEIDNTAVREAQIARLNELRANRDETRVQEALNAITKAAKTGEGNLLALAVDAARARASLGEISDAYEKVVGRHKAVIRSISGVYSQEYGEEEEVAVVREMCDKFEEEEGRRPRIMVAKMGQDGHDRGAKVIATAFADLGFDVDIGPLFQTPEETALQAVENDVHVVGFSSLAAGHKTLLPQLVEELKKLGREDIIVIIGGVIPAQDYEFLYEKGASLIFGPGTVIPIAAQKVLEEIKRRLEDEE